The region GCCCCGTGTGAACGCACGCTAGTGTGCTCAAAACGGATGCGCAAGGCAGGGAAAAGGTAACAAGCTCTTGCGTTGCTCGACCAGACTGTTTCAAAACAATTGCAGTGATAATGCCACTGCGTGTTAAATAAACTCATGTGCAATGAAAAATGATACAAAATAGTTTATATATAGGCTCTAAGGCAAATATTACAAGCGAAACTGTAAAACATATTTGGTCgtctgtactgtaaaatattgTTTAGTTACCAAAACAGCTATTAGAGCAACTGGATTGTGAAAATATAATACAGGGAATCTGTAGATAAACGTAGAGCTTTACATagaattaaataaacaaaacagaaatgaacaCAACGATGTTTAACagcaagtaattaaaaaaaaacaacgaaaaTTAAAATCACTTCAGTTCCGGGAGCTACATGAAATTCCacctttgtgtctgtgtctataATAGTCAGAAACGGCTTTGTTTTCGCTCAAACAAACGTTTTTGGAAATTCTGCAGTTTTTTACAAACGGCAACACTGAAGGTAATGCGCGGTCGGGCCTGTAGGGGCGCCGTTGGCCAGGACGTCCCCCCGGCACACTGGGAATGTTGTGAACTTTTTCTTTGTTATTGTCCAGGCCGATGCCTTTTGAGTTCCTCTCGTTCATTTTCAGTTCTCATTTTGAGATTTCATAAACGCGCAGTCCTTTCTAAATTTGCCACAGCCCTAGTTTCTAAAATCAGATCTCTTATAGTGATACAAGTGTGTACCCAGCAGTTCAATAGGCTTCCAAGGTAATAGGTGTGTTACAAGGCAGTGATTTCAAGCTATCTGTACAGTCTAATGAGCTGGCAGTGAAAGCACCAGTTAACCTTTTAATGCTACTAGTATCACCTGCAAGAAAGACTTCAGTTCatgtaataaatattaaatgtacatcGGTATAATTCTTACCGGAGGCCTGAATGTTAGTTTCTCAGGGTCTTTCTATTTACTCTGCCATGATTATCCCATGATTTGCACTACATTTTACTGTGGGCTAGAggaaagagcgccacctactggtccgcCCACACCACTTGCTGCACCCCTGGTCCTGGAGCAACACTATCTCTGCCGGTTTCCCTTGCGGCTGAACTCTAAAACTACCGTGGTAACTGATGAATTAAGTGATCAGCTTGCTGGTTCAGGCTGCTGTTTCACTTGGTCATTTCTTCCCTGTCATAAATATCTGACTTCAAAGGGGCTCCGCTGCACAGACTCTCCTCTGCTTGATTTCTGGCTGAACTGTTAAGATCGTACCGGTCGATGGATTCATGCCAGGCCCAGACACGCCCATGATGAGTGTTTTGTCCATTTCAGGGTCCCCAAACCCAGAAATCGGTATTGGAATTGATACCCAATACAAATTCCATTTGGCCTTTTAAGAGATAAAATGAAATTTACAAATAAGCCCTCAACAGAAATCAATGAGCCCATGAGTAAGATCTCAGGTGTAGCATAAACAagttcctccaggaccagggtttgGAATCACTGGATGATCACAGCAAGTGCTAATTTGGGAAGCTGGATCCACTCCTGATTCTCGGAATCATGAAGGTTCCCTCTACTCTACCACTGAAGTTACAGGTATGAGCAGAAAGGCAGCCTTCGGAGATCTCATtgctttctaaataaaacagatagaagcatcaATATGAAGGGCCTCCAGTCCTAGTCCTGGAGGGGCTGCTGTTCCTGCAGGTGCTCTTTGTCTCTTTAATCACACAGCACCAGAAGAGCTGGGGGTTCAATAGATCCACTCCAGCCCCTAATGAGTTAATTTGGCCTCAAGAGCTgctttggaatgaaaacctacaGACACGTCAGCCCCCCTGCAAAAGGAATTGGACAGCCCCGATTTGTATCATTTAATTTCtaccaacaaaaaaagaaaaatgttgcaaGGTTAATTTAAATTATCAACAGATTATGAAAGCTGCAGTACTTCCGGCAACAGtcttaatgcattttttctcTCTTGATTTTCTCAGTTTTCTCTTTATAAATGAGGGTACAGCTTCCTCTCGGTGGATATTTTCCCCAGCACCTCTCCGCTGAACTGGTACGTCAGCTTTTTCTTGACCTTCTTCACCTCCCCGGTCTTGCCGTAGTTCCTGAGGGCACGTGCCATCTTCTGGTAGGTCATCTTCTTGCGGTTCCCTTTCTGCACGCCCCAGCGGTTGGCCAGCGCCTCCTTGTGCTTGGAGGAGAACTGGAAAGTCCCCTTCTCCTTGTCTACCCACCAGATACTGTCCTTCATGTCCCCGTTgcgcagcaggtccagcagaaACTGGTACAGGCGGATTTTCTTCTTGTTACCTGCAGCGGGACAGCGGGCTGGTGAGTACTGCGCCGGCACAGCGCCCTCATCAAGCTCACCTGCCTGGCCGGAACTGATCCGGTCCAGCCGGTATTGGGCTCATTTAGCTTGTTTAGCTCATTTAGCTTGTTAAAGAGCCGGGTTTGATTGGAAACTGGTAGATACACCAGCCGTCCTGAAAAATTATGCACTTTGATGAAAGGCACAATGAAAAATAATCCTCACACttctatagctcttttctggaccctctgctcaaagcgctttacatgaaatggggatcccctccacccccaccagtgtgcagccccacctgaatgatgctccagtcccctcacacacaccagctctcagtggggaggagagcagagtgatgaagccagttcagagatggaggttattaggaggcaatgactggtaaaggccaatgggatatttggtaacacctctactctttacaagaaatgccctgggatttttaatgaccactgagagtcaggacctcagttttatgtctcattctAAGAACGgcacctttttttacagtatagtgtccccgtcactatactggggcatcaggacccacacagactgcagggtgagcgccccctgctggctccactaacacctgctgagcttcagtggactgccagctgtgagctgcaaggtgatatactgtagctgctggtAGTCTAACAAGCACATCTTTACAAAAACGGTTattgacaaaaaatgaaaaaggttaaaaatgagaaataatgggattatctgacccatttgtggTGTCATAGAAGACACTGTACTCTAGATCcaagacttacagtatgttaaggtATGGCTTCTCTCCTTATCTCTGATAACATGAGAATAATCTCTGTCTTGTTCAGTGCACAGCATAAGGGTTCCTTTTGCAGGACAGCGGCCTTATTGTAAAAAATACAGCTTCTGATTTTTATGTCCACTTTGAGAAAGCTGCCCTGTGCTAAACATTTCATTGCAATTTGGCAGGTTTGCCCTGGATTTCCTGTTTCTTCTGTGCAGGTTTCATCACGtgttaactacagtacatgttaactGCGATAACACGTTTTATTTTTACCAGCACAAATGTTTATAAGGGAATTATCACACATCATCAACTTTATCACACCCTGGTCAGCTAAAGGGGGTACAGTATAGGAAATCAAAGTGAAAGTTAGTTAAAGGTgtcaaaagagagaaaaaacagacGAATGATCTATTGGAATGACTGCAGTTTCAGTGGTAATTACTGGTATTATATTACAAGGCAATCCCTTGACGGACACCACTCACCTGGCTCCCCACTGGTGGGACAGGGCAGGTGGTCAACCAGGTCGGCCTCTCCGTCTGAGACCTCAAAGGGCGGGCTCCTTCTCTCCATGTCCTCCTCATCGGAGCTGCGCTGGGCAGGGGAGGTGTAAGGGTACCTGCGCTGCATGTACTGCATCTGAAACGGCAGTGGGATGTTTGTAGCCTTCTGTACGCTtgacgcagagagtggcgggagtgTGTAACAAGCCGCCCTGACCACGCTGTTGAAGTTGATGCCCTGGCTTGATTCAAGAAAAGGCTGGGTAAGATCCTGGAATCATTCAGCTGCTTACTACCGAACAGGCTAGACTGGGCTGAATGGCTTCTTCTCATCTGCGATAGATAAGATAAGAGAGAAGGCATCCCTGCTGCCTGGACTGTAAACATACCAgggtttttgtttgctttagaAAATGCACTTATTTTAGCTGTGTCGCTTGATTCCATAAGGAGACAGAAATTTGATTTGAGGGTAGATGTAGAACCTGCTGAAGTTTGTCAGTTCTCATGGGGATGTGGCGCTGAAGTGTGGAatccaagaatctgggcttctTTTTTGTTCAGTGGACAAAATAGCCATGTTTCTAAAAACTATATTGCTACAAAGAGGCACGTTTTAAATATTCAGCAGTCTACAGTACACAACTCTTAAAGACACAAACGCATAGGAAATTTACCACTCGAGACCTCAGACTTATACTGAAAGAGGAAGTTAAAAGCTGAGAAGAAAATGCGAGGGTGGTTACAGAGGATTTAGCAAAATGTCTTGCTGTGGGAACCACTTTGtcttcaaatttcaaatttcaGTGGCACAGAGTGGGGACAGAGAGCTTGTGGCCGAAGGgaacataaaacataatttgGGCATTGGAAAAGTGCATCACCTGCACTTCTGTGGGCTCAGGCTGTCCCCGGATACACAATCCATAGAGCAGGCGAATCGCTGTGATTATATCAATCATTTGTCTCTCTTCTTTCAAAACACTTAACATTGGCTCAAATTCCTGTTACAGTTACAGGGTGCAGAGGGGCCCCTTTAACACTGAGTAAAATAATCTTAAAAAGAAACCACTTAACCAGTTGTCACATTCACAAGGTGACATGAGTGTGATCTGTTGTGCTGTATTTTCTTAAGACCTTCTCAGAGGTCTTTCTCATCGTCGAAATGCCGTCTCTAAAGAAGGCCTTTCCGTCTATCCCTTTACAGACATCGTCGGCTAGGGCTCTGCTTCCCAGCAGATGTTGGGAAAGGGGGAAACGAGCTGTGGCGGGGCCCGCAGAGAGGGGGAATATCCACCCCGCTGTCCGGCGAGGCGACGACACTTTCACGAGTGCGTGTGATGCACACTCCATAAGGATGCTGCCCCCGCGCAACTtaacaaatacaaatgaaataaGATCTGAGGTACAGACATACATACTGCAGACAGCAGCGACTAAGGACACTGGAGCACCACAGAGTGTGTCTGGCATCACTCTTTCTGATGGTTTCCGTGGTAAATTCAGCGCAGACGTCTTGCGCTTGCATCTGCTATCGGTTCCCTTAGCTTTAACGGGTGCCAACGGCAATGCAGGAGAACATGAGAGCACCGTGACCTAACGTAGTCACAGAGGATGACCCCAGGGGTAGAGCGCACTGCAGGTTACTTATAAAACATTATACGAAGGCTTTAGAGTAGGCTAGAAGAGAGAATTACTTCCACTTCCCAGCTGGTTGGTATTTGTCTATGATTTTCATGGCTTACGAGTTAAGTTAAAGAAAAACGTTGTTCTAACATTCAGCGTCGGTCATCGTAATCTGTGATTAAccatttgttttttgcacagCTTTGcctatgttttgttttatcaaaATCACGAATCTCTTCCCAGGTGGCaggcatttggaaaaaaatacttacataAAGAATGATGACTTTAATTATTGTTGTATTAGTAGAATTATACCATTTTAATTAATCTGAACTAGTACTGAgttcagtctaccttcaggtGATTAGCTATAGTATATGGAAAGATAGTGCCCTGGGGTTGTCAGTGATTTTCTCCTGCTGTTATCTGGCTTTCACCTGTAAGTGTACCTCCAGCAGCTCGGCACACGCTGCTGTGGAGGACGGGGGCAGAGCAGGTTCTCTGTAAAGCGAAAGGGGAAGCAGGGTGCTAGAAGGGGTTTTCTCGTGTGTCTCTGGCCCTCAGACCTCCTCTGTTGCAATGTGGGCTAGACAGCTGGGCGCTGGTGGCCTCACGGCCACACTGTCAACGAGCTTCGGGCAGCCAGGCAGTTTGCGTGTGAAAGGCAACAACAGCAACACACGCCGACAAGTTACATTTTCTATCACTCACGTGAACAAGCAGTACCCTAAGGACCCTAAAACGAGGCTTCTGAAATAACACGACTTCTGTTTCACCTGTGGTTGCCTTTTGTGTGCGATTGTTACTTAACAGGCGAGAGAACTAGAATCAATCAGCAATCTAAAAATAGCATTCAGCTAGCGTGTTTAAAGATGATCTATAGCTTCTGTCTCCCGACGATATTGCTACTGAGCCTCGATTCCTTGGAAACTATACTCACAAAACGAACCTAAAACACATTTCCCTGCGATTACATTGAATTCACATTGAATTTGCATACCAGAGTATAATTATGGGTGATGTACGCCACACTACTAAATGGCCACATAAACTAGTCATTTAGTGTTTTCACTGGTTGAGATAAAAGAGAGTGCAATATCTCTGACACACAGAGTACATCATTTTTCATCCACGAAATTACACTGGTGCACCTTTCCAGTTAAGAGTACATAATACTAACTTACAAATGTGGATTTCAGTTCCATAGACACAGTGAGGGtcttaatctttaaaaaaagcatgtgGGCTacataaaattaatgttttattcccAGCACTGTTTTTACCAGCAAAAAGAAGCTTGTACATTTTGCCCTCTCGTGTTTTTGGATTAATTTTCGGAGCTCTCACAGTGAGCTCTTCTACCCTGTTATAAAAAGCGCTCACCCTTACTGTTCTGGTGTTAACTTACCGAAATTATTTAagggaaaggaagaaaaaatgcTCAAAAAAGTGTGCTGTGCTTTCACAGATATTGCGCGTGGTGGTGAGGGTTTTTTAGTGAGACTGATTTTCTTGAAGCCACCTGGAAcagcccctcccctcccctgaCCACCCCCTCCCTCACCAGGAGCATGTCCCAATAACGAACAGTAAAATTGGGTAAATAATGAAAATCCACAGCCAAGCGGTTAGTGAGTCTGCACAATTCGGCGTCGCCCTCAGAGCTGTCACGTAGAGGCAACACTTACTCAGGAAAAGACAGTGTTGGGCAACGCTATCTCACAGCAAACAATGCTCAGATcccacacaattaaaaaaaaacactcactgCAATGTGGCATCTACTTTAAACAGCTAAAAGTCCCTGCTGTAATCACCTTTTTATAAGGCTAGCTGAGACCAACATTCAAGTAACTGTTACAGCACATCAAGAGCTCAGAAGAGTGAGCAGCCAAAGCATGAATTCTGAATTTAGTGCAGAATACAATCTATGGGCCTGTCCTCAGATCATGAAGCCATTGCAGCTTTATttgttcacaaaataaacagctgtgtgtgtgtgggacggGTATTTTCTGTCAAATTTTTGAGTGGCATTGTAAATAGGAGATCTTTCTAATTCTTGAAACATAAAAATTGAGTTATTTTGGCTTTATTAGAGGGTCGGTGGCATGCAACCCAAATGGCAGTTCCATCTCTGAAAGCCCCCTGTCCATACTCTGCCATCAGACAGGCTCGGTGCATTAGCATGTATTTCGATTCTTAAGATGAGCACTAGTGAAGATGGCTCATCAAAACCTGAACCCACCCACTAATCCACCATTCCACAGAGCCGCTTCACGAACGCCCTGACGGTCGACGTGTACTGGAATTGGAATTTGTCAGCGGCTCAGACTTGGGCTTTCATCTGGGTCGGAAACAAAATGGCAAGCGTGCCTTAAAAAGATTCACAAACGTAGCTTTTCTTCGTAGGCAAGAACTGTTCCCCACAGAAGGTAACAGCAGGTTTACAAGTTTACAAGTGTTGCAACTTTTTATCGCTGTTTATATTAGTACAACCGATCCTAACGGTTCCCCTTTGGTCTTGTGTAAAATCAGAGGTTTTAAATCAAGGGGATGTCTGTCATGAACCAAGCTACAGCAGGACATTTTCCCGGCGTACTTTATATACACTGAACAAAGCTCGACAGCTGATGACTGCTTCAAACTGGACAGGAGTGCCAGAACATTTTGGGCACATTGTTGTTGCTGACTATGGAAATACCCAACTTTCCTTCTGTTCtgagaaaacacagaaagtgCTGACTATTCATGCATGCTTTCTGCATATATTTCCACTACCTGCCTTTATGCTGGACGCTGTTGTTGAGACACTTCACAGCCAGACTGCCTGGCACACGATGTGTATTTCGTTGTGTAACCCACCAAAAAGCTTCTGACGTTCCCAAAGTGCTCCAATTCTGTTTTTCCCCCCTCACTTGTCCCCCCGATGCCGTTGAGCAATCCCGAAGCCTCCGAAGGCTCCCAGGCCCGATTGCAACACGGCTGCCTGGTAACAGGGCTCGGTCACACGAGATCGAAACGAGAACATGGTTGCTCGCAGATGGATTTCCATTTCCTTTTCCTGTGTAAAAACCCTGCCCTTGGCTTCGACCAATTCTTTCGCCAGCGCGATTTGGTGGAAAGAACGTCTCCGGGAGAATGCCACCcacccttttctgtttttccgCGTTTGCGCCCACGCCCCCCCGTCCGGGACGCCCCCCCCGCGCGGAGATGTGGGAGGGGGTCGGTGTCGGGCCGCGGGGGGCAGCAGGAGGGGCAGGAGCTCACCTGGGGGGAGATTGTGAGGTGGGTGCTGCTCAGCCCGGGGTCTATGGAGTGCACGGGTTCGATTTCGCCGTAGCGGGCGAAGGGCTGTACCGGAAAGGGCTGCACGCTCTGCAGTTCGGTGAAGTGGTTTTCGGGGAACCCCTCAAACTCGCTGGGGTGGATGGGGTGATGGTGGTAGTCCCAGTAGTGCTCTGCAAGACAAGGAAAAACAACGCTTTAACATGGTCATACTCTGACCTTTGACCCCACCCAACACTCGCTCTGCtccggtttttttttttatttggaggaCTTCCTGCACACTCAGATCCATGGAGGTCCTTCAAATACAGCTCTGCTGAGAGAACCGGACTGTGTCTACGCCGTTATGGCTAACAGCAGACAACATGCGTCGGCCGTCCCTGAAACTCCTCCCGCTGCGTAACGTGGGCAGATGCCTGCCACGGCCATGGGCGCTTTTTCCGAGGCTGCGCGACACAGGAAACCTGTGTCTGGGCCTGTACCACAGTGAGGCCCGCGCTAAAACCATTCTCGTTAACCCGCTTGTCCGCTCCCCTCGATTTCTGAGCTGTTTCCGTCGCCGTGACGCTCATCACATCCAGCAGCTTATCTTTGCCCAGAGGAGGGTGATGATGTCACTCGGGTTCCCAGCCTGCGACAAACCAGGCACCTGCTATCATTCGGTGACATCGGTCCTTTGGTCTAGAATCGCAACTTGCTTACTTAAACTAGGATGGCAGTTTccatttgtttcttaaaaaaagctACATTCGCATTTTCCCCTTTTCTAAAATGCTAACGATTCATTTGGAAAATTCAGTGACTTTACTGGTTGATCGCTTACAGCAGCCTGCACAGAACAGTTACCTTTCCTAACATGTAAATAGTCATGCTATTGTACAGTGTTCCGGGGTGAAATGCACACCTCCCACTTTAGACGAACGGGAGGTTCAAATGTCTCAGCGTTTACACCGTCAAACTAGTCATTGGCATTGAAAAGCTTGATTGTATTTCTCAAGTTGTCTATACGTTTTAACCCACAGGTTTTCTGAGCAAAGTCACAGCTCAGAAAACTGTGAACTAGACTTAGGCAGCCATCGAGCTTGTGGCCAGTCCCAGTATGCCCTTTGCCCGATACCAAACAAGGCAACATTTCCAGTAACACCCGCCAGCCTTCTCTTTCAAGGGACGTTAATGACATCCCACCTAGGTTAAAAGTAAACTGTAAAGGATCTCACATCCCAAATGATGCAGCAGAGGCAGTCAGTGCCGTCCAACCAGGAGTGTGTCTGATGGCATAAAGCCGTCTCAATAAAAAAGCAACACACAAAAGCATGTGGAGCACAAGAGCACCTAGCCTGTAGCATGGTGTTTCCATGAATTCCTGCGATATGGGAATGCAATCCAAGCTTTTTCCTACCTTTCACCCCACTGTCTGCCACCTCGCTGCCCTCGCTGCACATACCTCTTGGTCTAACTGGAATtttccaaaacagaaaaaaaaaacagggtggGGGTCTGGTTTATCTGGTACTTAGATCAAGCAACACTGCCTTCAACACATTTATTTAAGCAGCCCTGAAGTGACAGTGAGAAACaggcaaatttgtttttcatacaCTGTATGTCACAGGGATGCTGAAAATGTCtaaagtaactaaaatgtaAATCACTGATCTTGTAGTCTAAGTTTTAAAGTAAAGCACTGTACTTTGAATTTGTTTCTTCCAGTTTTACTGCTTCTAAGAACTAAAGTTAAAATCGCACATTAGGTAGAATGCCACACTATGTTTTATAGCGAAGTCACTCTTCCTGTTAATTCTCTTTTCTCCTTTGCAGCAAGGTCAGAATTAGGGTCACTTTCATCAGCAAAAACCTCTTCCCTCCCAGTGTGTCAGCGCTTGTCATTATGAATCAATTCTCAGGCATCTACAACACGTGCACCAGTTGACCGAACGGTGTGTACTATGAAAGACAATATGAATATCAAGTCTATTCATCCCACCCTTCCTCAACCAGTCTTTCTTCCAGGCCTTTTTTTCTCAGTCTAAAGAGATTACAGGTTGTACAGGACTCACACTAAATTAGGTCATATAtaatatatccatccattaggAGATGTTGCTTTTTCCTTGTAAGGATTGTGGCACCATGGAGTCCATCTTAGAAGCATAGggcaaaaggcaggatacaccctggacaggacaccagtccatcagaggGCACAATGCACtaccacaccctggacagtccaacacagggcacaaggcaggatacaccctggacaggacatcagtccatcacagtgcacaAGGCAGTACCACACCcaggacagtccatcacagtgcacaAAGCAGCAACACATTCTAGACAGGACAAAAGTCCATTatagggcacaaggcaggatacaccctggacaggacaccggtccatcacagggcacaagg is a window of Lepisosteus oculatus isolate fLepOcu1 chromosome 21, fLepOcu1.hap2, whole genome shotgun sequence DNA encoding:
- the spi1b gene encoding transcription factor PU.1b isoform X2, which codes for MLHAHRMEGYLIAPSSEEIITYDHDIYRQPIEYYPYLNDGDSHGEHYWDYHHHPIHPSEFEGFPENHFTELQSVQPFPVQPFARYGEIEPVHSIDPGLSSTHLTISPQMQYMQRRYPYTSPAQRSSDEEDMERRSPPFEVSDGEADLVDHLPCPTSGEPGNKKKIRLYQFLLDLLRNGDMKDSIWWVDKEKGTFQFSSKHKEALANRWGVQKGNRKKMTYQKMARALRNYGKTGEVKKVKKKLTYQFSGEVLGKISTERKLYPHL
- the spi1b gene encoding transcription factor PU.1b isoform X1, whose translation is MLHAHRMEGYLIAPSSEEIITYDHDIYRQPIEYYPYLNDGDSHGVRPRGMCSEGSEVADSGVKEHYWDYHHHPIHPSEFEGFPENHFTELQSVQPFPVQPFARYGEIEPVHSIDPGLSSTHLTISPQMQYMQRRYPYTSPAQRSSDEEDMERRSPPFEVSDGEADLVDHLPCPTSGEPGNKKKIRLYQFLLDLLRNGDMKDSIWWVDKEKGTFQFSSKHKEALANRWGVQKGNRKKMTYQKMARALRNYGKTGEVKKVKKKLTYQFSGEVLGKISTERKLYPHL